In one Pirellulales bacterium genomic region, the following are encoded:
- a CDS encoding TIGR03000 domain-containing protein produces the protein MFKRIALGAAVLATALVCDGSRADAFWGHSSGGSYGSWGSSGGGYYGGWGSYGGSYGGGGHHRHHHRHAAYYGSWGSSGGSWGSSGGYAGWGSSGGSWGSSGGSWGGVVTTAPVMNGAPVYGAPSVSPPPPHPSDMPADGNLPGGPAPDDNMPPDEGAPLPPTDNNTSLYRPSATAMLTVRVPAHAQVFVNGLPTSSTGTVRRYVSNGLRWGYNYTYQIRAEIVRDGQTITENKTVKLQAGDKSDVEFALNGSNSDPIANQPVRTSVTLHVPADAKVFLSGNETYGDGEVRTFTTTKLAQGQTWGNYVVRVEVERNGRTLSKEETIEVKGGDVLDLSLDVDAPQVARAGQ, from the coding sequence ATGTTCAAGAGAATTGCGTTAGGTGCGGCTGTTCTGGCCACAGCGTTGGTCTGTGACGGCTCGCGAGCGGATGCGTTTTGGGGGCACAGCAGTGGTGGCAGCTACGGAAGTTGGGGCTCCAGCGGCGGCGGTTACTATGGGGGCTGGGGTTCGTACGGCGGTTCGTACGGCGGCGGAGGACACCACCGTCACCACCATCGGCATGCGGCTTACTACGGTAGTTGGGGATCGAGCGGCGGTAGCTGGGGTTCCAGCGGCGGATATGCCGGTTGGGGTTCCAGCGGCGGAAGCTGGGGATCGAGCGGCGGTTCGTGGGGTGGCGTGGTAACGACGGCGCCGGTTATGAACGGCGCACCGGTCTATGGCGCTCCGTCTGTCTCGCCTCCGCCCCCTCATCCTTCCGACATGCCCGCCGACGGCAACTTGCCAGGCGGCCCGGCGCCCGACGACAACATGCCGCCCGACGAGGGCGCCCCGTTGCCTCCGACCGACAACAACACCAGCCTCTACCGGCCGTCGGCCACCGCCATGTTGACGGTCCGCGTGCCGGCACATGCCCAGGTGTTTGTGAACGGTCTGCCAACGAGCAGCACGGGCACGGTGCGTCGTTACGTCTCGAATGGCCTGCGATGGGGTTACAATTACACCTATCAAATCCGGGCCGAGATCGTTCGCGACGGCCAGACCATCACCGAGAACAAAACCGTCAAACTGCAGGCTGGCGACAAGTCGGACGTTGAGTTCGCGCTCAATGGTTCAAACTCAGACCCGATCGCCAACCAGCCGGTCCGCACCAGCGTAACGCTGCACGTGCCGGCCGATGCCAAGGTCTTCCTGTCGGGCAACGAGACCTACGGCGACGGCGAGGTGCGCACGTTTACCACCACGAAGCTGGCCCAAGGCCAGACGTGGGGGAACTACGTGGTGCGCGTCGAGGTCGAACGCAACGGCCGCACGCTGAGCAAAGAGGAGACGATCGAGGTCAAAGGCGGCGACGTCCTCGATCTGAGCCTCGATGTCGATGCTCCGCAAGTGGCCCGCGCCGGCCAATAG
- a CDS encoding PQQ-binding-like beta-propeller repeat protein, producing MSLIRASLLSFSLGALSLAATSVAHAQATQSKVAKPAAKPAAAKPAAKTVAAIDPLDWPTWRGPEQNGISRETGLIDHWDTEGDNVLWKSTALGSRSTPIVMRGKLYTICRHEPGTPREQEKVVCADAATGEILWENRFNVFLSDVPKERLGWSCCTGDPATGRVYVLGVCDYFQCLDGDTGETIWSHSLSEEYGFLSTYGGRTNVPVVYEDMVLISAVVIGWGEMGVPAHRFVAFDKATGVPVWFNGTRLRPDDTTYSTPVLTVLGGQAAMVFASGDGGVWAFQPRTGRPLWSYQLSLRGVNITPVIDGDTVYVSHSEENPPPDTSMGAFCAIDGTANADPAAKNIDITKSGGKWRDKEIMVGKSSPILVDEFYEAGLVDRRIYALDDSNLLYIFDAQTGKQIGRKQQLLGTITRASPVYADGKIYACTTSAWHVLKPTKSGAKITHRLRFGQGEEVHGSPIVSHGRVYLPTTETLYCLADKDAKTGVDQRPELPKEDELTDKEPAHVQVVPVESLIEPGGVVEYTVRLFNARGQSLGDAKEVSFSVDGGGTIDDDGHFTADDKHQQAGVVVTAQVGELTGTARIRIVPPLPWKYDFANQKVPVTWVGARYRHIALDFDLLESLKMQDQRAGQLYIYFMTAFTNSGQEKASFNDRTPRRAWTDFLRYLELDESDVMKTLAGAQQELEPALKLVKESGAIADYKWSSVKGDVGLDVAKGKPENEGSDVEGSDVKGSGVMVKITTIPKGTRSQCWMGPPKFHDYTVQADVRGAIRDGKQPDVGLIAQRYTLDLMGVKQQLQIRSWTSELGRFSKTVPFKWNYDTWYTMKFQASVEEGKAVLKGKVWPRGEDEPEEWSIEVADDAPNVIGSPGLFGNASDAEIFLDNIEVKENK from the coding sequence ATGAGCTTGATCCGCGCGTCGCTGTTGTCATTCTCCCTGGGCGCGTTGTCGCTCGCCGCCACCAGCGTGGCCCACGCCCAGGCCACCCAGTCCAAAGTCGCCAAACCGGCGGCCAAGCCCGCTGCGGCCAAGCCCGCTGCCAAGACAGTGGCCGCGATCGATCCGCTCGATTGGCCCACCTGGCGCGGACCGGAGCAAAACGGCATCTCGCGCGAGACCGGCCTGATCGACCATTGGGACACCGAGGGCGACAACGTGCTCTGGAAAAGCACCGCCCTGGGCAGCCGCTCCACGCCCATCGTGATGCGCGGCAAGCTCTACACCATCTGCCGCCACGAGCCGGGCACGCCCCGCGAGCAAGAAAAAGTGGTCTGCGCCGACGCCGCCACCGGCGAGATCCTCTGGGAGAACCGCTTCAACGTCTTTCTCTCCGACGTGCCCAAAGAACGCCTCGGCTGGTCGTGCTGCACGGGCGACCCCGCCACCGGCCGCGTCTATGTGCTGGGCGTCTGCGATTACTTCCAATGCCTCGATGGCGACACGGGCGAAACGATCTGGTCGCACTCGCTCAGCGAAGAATACGGGTTTTTGAGCACCTATGGCGGCCGCACCAACGTGCCGGTGGTCTACGAAGATATGGTCCTGATCAGCGCGGTGGTCATCGGCTGGGGAGAGATGGGCGTGCCCGCCCATCGGTTTGTGGCCTTCGACAAGGCGACGGGCGTGCCGGTCTGGTTCAACGGCACGCGGCTGCGGCCCGACGACACGACGTACAGCACGCCCGTGCTGACGGTGCTGGGAGGCCAGGCGGCGATGGTGTTCGCTTCAGGCGACGGCGGCGTGTGGGCGTTTCAGCCCCGCACCGGCCGGCCGCTGTGGAGCTATCAGTTGTCGCTGCGCGGGGTCAACATCACGCCTGTGATTGATGGCGATACGGTCTATGTGAGCCACAGCGAAGAGAACCCTCCGCCCGATACCTCGATGGGCGCCTTTTGTGCCATCGATGGCACCGCCAACGCCGACCCGGCCGCCAAGAATATCGACATCACCAAGTCGGGCGGCAAATGGCGCGACAAAGAGATCATGGTCGGCAAGAGCTCGCCGATTCTGGTCGATGAATTCTACGAAGCGGGCCTCGTCGATCGCCGCATCTATGCGCTCGATGATTCAAACCTGCTTTACATCTTCGACGCCCAGACGGGCAAGCAGATCGGCCGCAAACAGCAACTGCTGGGCACCATCACCCGCGCCAGCCCGGTCTATGCCGACGGCAAGATTTACGCCTGCACCACCAGCGCCTGGCACGTTTTAAAGCCGACCAAGAGCGGCGCGAAGATCACGCATCGGCTCCGCTTCGGCCAGGGCGAAGAGGTCCACGGTTCGCCGATCGTCTCTCACGGCCGCGTTTATCTGCCGACCACCGAGACGTTGTATTGCCTGGCAGACAAAGACGCCAAGACCGGAGTCGATCAACGCCCCGAGCTGCCCAAGGAAGACGAACTGACCGACAAAGAGCCGGCACACGTGCAGGTAGTACCGGTCGAGTCGCTGATCGAGCCGGGCGGCGTGGTCGAATACACGGTGCGGCTGTTCAATGCCCGCGGCCAATCGCTGGGCGACGCGAAGGAAGTGAGCTTTAGCGTCGACGGCGGCGGCACCATCGACGACGACGGGCACTTCACGGCCGACGACAAACACCAGCAGGCCGGCGTGGTGGTGACGGCGCAGGTGGGCGAGTTGACAGGGACGGCCCGGATTCGCATCGTGCCCCCGCTGCCCTGGAAATACGACTTCGCGAACCAGAAGGTGCCGGTCACCTGGGTTGGTGCCCGATATCGCCACATCGCCCTCGATTTCGACCTGCTGGAATCGCTGAAAATGCAAGACCAGCGGGCAGGGCAGCTCTACATCTATTTCATGACGGCCTTCACGAACAGCGGCCAGGAGAAAGCGAGCTTCAACGACCGCACTCCGCGCCGCGCTTGGACCGACTTTCTTCGCTACCTGGAACTGGACGAAAGCGACGTGATGAAGACGCTCGCAGGCGCCCAGCAAGAGCTGGAGCCGGCCTTGAAGTTGGTGAAAGAGTCGGGGGCCATCGCCGACTACAAATGGTCGTCGGTCAAGGGCGACGTTGGCCTTGACGTGGCCAAGGGCAAGCCCGAAAACGAAGGTAGCGACGTAGAGGGCAGTGACGTAAAGGGCAGTGGCGTGATGGTGAAGATCACCACCATACCGAAGGGCACCCGCAGCCAATGCTGGATGGGGCCGCCCAAGTTTCACGACTACACGGTCCAGGCCGACGTGCGGGGAGCGATCCGCGACGGCAAGCAACCCGACGTCGGGCTGATCGCCCAGCGTTACACGCTCGACCTGATGGGCGTGAAGCAGCAACTGCAGATTCGCTCGTGGACCTCGGAGCTGGGGCGGTTTTCGAAGACGGTGCCGTTCAAGTGGAACTACGACACATGGTACACGATGAAGTTCCAGGCGTCGGTGGAAGAGGGCAAGGCGGTGCTGAAGGGCAAAGTCTGGCCGCGTGGCGAAGACGAGCCGGAAGAGTGGTCGATCGAGGTGGCCGACGACGCCCCGAACGTGATCGGCAGCCCCGGCCTGTTCGGCAACGCCAGCGACGCGGAAATCTTTTTGGACAATATCGAAGTCAAGGAAAACAAGTAG
- a CDS encoding response regulator encodes MTKRVLDVGQCSVDHAAIRRLIEGQFGAQMVQSQGIDDTLKRLADERFDLVLVNRKLDADYSDGLNVIRAIKAEASLSCTPVMLVSNYPDAQEAAVAAGAVPGFGKAELDQPATREKLRPHLSS; translated from the coding sequence ATGACCAAGCGAGTTCTGGACGTCGGGCAGTGCAGCGTCGACCACGCCGCCATTCGGCGGCTGATCGAAGGCCAGTTCGGCGCCCAGATGGTGCAGTCGCAGGGCATCGACGACACGCTGAAGCGGCTGGCTGACGAGCGGTTCGACTTGGTGTTGGTCAACCGCAAGCTCGACGCCGATTACAGCGACGGCCTGAATGTGATTCGCGCCATCAAGGCCGAAGCGTCGTTATCGTGTACGCCGGTGATGCTGGTGAGCAACTATCCCGACGCGCAGGAAGCGGCGGTTGCCGCGGGCGCCGTGCCCGGCTTCGGCAAAGCGGAGCTGGACCAGCCGGCCACGCGTGAAAAGCTGCGGCCACACTTGTCTTCGTGA
- a CDS encoding Hsp70 family protein: MEFKEGQTVGIDLGTTFSAIAHLDAEGNPVALLNEEEEIETPSLILLAQSGHVIVGPSRTRAAMEDPDHVVERVKRHMGSTEYKRTFDGHEITPEFLSALILKKLRQDAEKRIGKIGNAVITVPYYFNDARRKATQDAGRISGLNVVDIINEPTAATLTYAWQRGELGAGSFDKPRMALVYDLGGGTFDVTVVKYMPTHFQVLATDGDVYLGGIDWNDRLLNYVADEFKKRHGADPRESAVASQVLRNDCDLAKIELSQKNQTSVVCRFEGKSVSVPVTREQFEQLTADLLQRTIDTTELVIEQAKIQPSDLDAIVLVGGSTLMPKVPAMLEQVTGKKPYQGLSPHTAVAQGAAIHAAILEAKFRRTGSDLAEKVKRHLKNVKQDDVNSHSLGVILKHPKTGKPHNHVMIPRNTTLPVEKQQVFNTTETGQVRVTVRVIEGDAPDPAACSLIGNCSITQLPPNLPKGAPVEVTYAYGSDGRVRVRARDKTGGKEAAIEIERRGGLDEQQIDNYAALAGSYLVE; encoded by the coding sequence ATGGAATTCAAAGAAGGCCAGACGGTCGGCATCGACCTGGGAACCACGTTTTCGGCGATCGCGCACCTGGACGCCGAGGGCAATCCCGTTGCCCTGCTGAACGAAGAAGAAGAAATCGAAACGCCCAGCCTCATCCTGCTGGCGCAAAGCGGCCACGTGATCGTGGGACCAAGCCGCACCCGCGCGGCGATGGAAGATCCCGACCACGTCGTGGAGCGCGTCAAGCGGCACATGGGAAGCACCGAATACAAGCGGACCTTCGACGGTCATGAGATCACGCCGGAGTTCCTTTCGGCGCTGATTCTCAAAAAGCTGCGGCAGGACGCCGAGAAGCGGATCGGCAAGATCGGCAACGCCGTCATCACCGTGCCGTATTATTTCAACGACGCCCGGCGCAAGGCCACGCAAGATGCCGGCCGCATTTCGGGTCTGAACGTGGTCGACATCATCAACGAGCCGACGGCGGCCACGCTGACCTATGCCTGGCAACGCGGCGAGTTGGGTGCGGGCAGTTTCGACAAGCCGCGCATGGCGCTCGTCTATGACTTGGGCGGCGGCACGTTTGACGTGACGGTGGTCAAGTATATGCCCACGCACTTCCAGGTGCTGGCCACCGACGGCGACGTCTATCTGGGCGGTATCGACTGGAACGACCGGCTGCTGAACTACGTCGCCGATGAGTTCAAGAAGCGGCACGGCGCCGACCCGCGCGAATCGGCGGTCGCCAGCCAGGTGCTGCGCAACGACTGCGACCTGGCCAAGATCGAGCTGTCGCAAAAGAACCAGACCAGCGTCGTCTGCCGCTTCGAAGGCAAGAGCGTCTCCGTGCCGGTGACGCGCGAGCAGTTCGAGCAATTGACGGCCGACTTGCTGCAGCGCACGATCGACACCACCGAGTTGGTCATCGAACAGGCCAAGATTCAGCCCAGCGATCTCGACGCCATCGTGCTGGTGGGCGGCTCGACGCTGATGCCCAAAGTGCCGGCGATGTTGGAGCAAGTGACGGGCAAGAAGCCGTATCAAGGCCTGTCGCCGCACACGGCCGTGGCCCAGGGGGCGGCGATTCACGCGGCCATTTTGGAAGCCAAGTTCCGCCGCACCGGCAGCGACCTGGCCGAAAAAGTGAAGCGGCACCTCAAGAACGTCAAGCAAGACGACGTCAACTCGCACAGTCTGGGTGTGATCCTGAAGCACCCCAAGACCGGCAAGCCGCATAACCACGTGATGATTCCCCGCAACACGACGCTGCCCGTCGAGAAGCAGCAGGTATTCAACACCACCGAGACCGGCCAGGTGCGGGTTACGGTGAGGGTGATCGAAGGCGACGCTCCCGATCCGGCGGCCTGCTCGCTGATCGGGAATTGCAGCATCACGCAGTTGCCGCCCAACTTGCCCAAGGGGGCGCCGGTCGAGGTGACGTATGCCTACGGCAGCGACGGCCGCGTGCGGGTGCGCGCCCGCGACAAGACGGGCGGCAAAGAAGCGGCCATCGAGATCGAACGCCGCGGCGGCCTCGACGAACAGCAGATCGACAATTATGCTGCTCTGGCCGGTTCCTATCTGGTGGAATAA
- a CDS encoding secondary thiamine-phosphate synthase enzyme YjbQ has product MKSLTEYLTFNLPERMGFVNITPQVADAVRRSGVSEGLVLVNAMHITASVFINDDESGLHDDYKQWLEQLAPFDASPRRYRHNRTGEDNADAHIKRQIMGREVVVAITAGKLDFGPWEQVFYGEFDGRRNKRVLLKVIGE; this is encoded by the coding sequence ATGAAATCACTGACCGAGTATTTGACCTTCAACCTGCCCGAACGCATGGGCTTCGTGAACATCACGCCGCAAGTGGCCGACGCCGTCCGGCGCAGCGGCGTAAGCGAGGGGCTGGTGCTGGTGAACGCCATGCACATTACGGCCAGCGTGTTCATCAACGACGACGAGTCGGGCCTGCACGATGACTATAAGCAATGGCTGGAGCAACTCGCGCCGTTCGATGCCTCGCCGCGGCGCTACCGGCACAACCGCACGGGCGAAGACAACGCCGACGCCCATATCAAGCGTCAGATCATGGGCCGCGAGGTCGTGGTGGCCATCACCGCCGGCAAGCTCGACTTCGGCCCCTGGGAGCAGGTTTTTTACGGCGAGTTCGACGGCCGGCGGAATAAACGAGTGTTGCTCAAGGTGATCGGGGAGTAG
- a CDS encoding HTTM domain-containing protein: MELIREYVREAGQGGLAGWNRFWFTPADPATLGLIRVMAGAMLLYTHLVWTLGLADFFGAESWTSPHAASLALADSGTYAWSYFWLIQSPALLCAAHIAALVVFALLMLGLFSRVVSILAYLAAVSYVNRVPGALFGLDQINCMLAMYLMIGPSGAAYSLDRLRLPRAADGPRPPAAPSTSANLAVRLMQVHMCVIYFFAAMGKLRGDSWWSGDAMWLSVANLEYQSWDVTWLARWPLLSAIATQVTVYWELFFCVLVWPRLTRPLMLVLAVPVHLGIAVCMGMITFGLIMLVGCVSFVPPWLVRWCLERGGHKRAGEGLGARVAQVSTRRSRPSVAGGRRGS, translated from the coding sequence ATGGAACTGATCCGCGAATACGTGCGCGAGGCAGGACAGGGGGGGCTGGCGGGCTGGAACCGCTTCTGGTTCACGCCCGCCGACCCCGCCACGCTCGGCCTGATTCGCGTCATGGCCGGCGCCATGCTCCTTTATACGCATCTGGTGTGGACCCTCGGCTTGGCCGACTTTTTCGGGGCCGAGAGCTGGACTTCGCCGCACGCCGCCAGCCTCGCTCTCGCCGATTCGGGCACGTACGCCTGGAGCTACTTCTGGCTCATTCAGTCGCCGGCGCTGCTCTGTGCGGCACACATCGCGGCGCTCGTGGTGTTCGCCCTGCTCATGCTCGGCCTGTTCAGCCGAGTGGTGTCGATACTGGCATATCTGGCCGCGGTGTCTTACGTGAATCGCGTGCCGGGCGCGCTTTTCGGACTCGACCAGATCAACTGCATGCTGGCGATGTACTTGATGATCGGCCCCAGCGGCGCGGCCTACTCGCTCGATCGGCTGCGGCTGCCGCGCGCAGCCGACGGACCGCGACCGCCGGCCGCGCCTTCGACGAGCGCGAACCTGGCGGTCCGCCTGATGCAGGTCCACATGTGCGTGATCTATTTCTTCGCGGCGATGGGCAAGCTGCGCGGCGATTCTTGGTGGTCGGGCGACGCCATGTGGCTCTCGGTCGCCAATCTCGAATACCAGTCGTGGGACGTGACCTGGCTGGCTCGCTGGCCGTTGCTGTCGGCGATCGCCACGCAAGTCACGGTCTACTGGGAGCTGTTCTTTTGCGTGCTGGTCTGGCCGCGGCTGACGCGGCCCCTCATGCTGGTGCTGGCGGTGCCCGTCCACTTGGGGATCGCGGTTTGCATGGGGATGATTACCTTTGGTCTCATCATGCTGGTGGGCTGTGTTTCATTTGTTCCGCCGTGGTTGGTACGATGGTGTCTTGAGCGTGGCGGGCACAAACGAGCAGGGGAGGGCCTGGGGGCGCGCGTCGCGCAAGTCTCGACGCGACGTTCGCGGCCCAGTGTGGCGGGCGGCCGCCGCGGCTCGTAG
- a CDS encoding PQQ-binding-like beta-propeller repeat protein: MLCINRLSSVALLLAAAIVASSQLACSENKAPPAQPNAAAKNDLTPPKVETSTETTPTREEKEPAADMPAESTTEPAATEEKPASETPKEEPAEEKPAASEKSPQTSKSERPAAKTAKAEEPGGLTTEWNQWGGSPIRNNTPVASNVPTEWNVGEFDSQTGEWQRDSAQNIKWVARLGSQSYGNPVIADGKVFVGTNNGAAYLERYPASVDLGCLLCFSEDDGHFLWQHSSEKLPTGRVHDWPQQGICCAPLVEGQRLWFVTSRGEVACLDTEGFQDDENDGPFKGEANENKDEADVVWYLDMMKELGVSQHNMCSCSVTSAGDLLFVNTSNGVDEGHTNIPAPQAPSFLCLDKNTGEVLWSDNSPGENILHGQWSSPSYAVIDGVPQVLFGGGDGWLRSFRGEATDDGKPELLWEFDCNPKIAKYSVSGRSTRNHIIGTPVIFDDLVYIAVGEDPEHGEGNGHLWCIDPTKRGDVSSELAVKVDDRKHVLPKRRLQAVIPEDGEVAIDNPNSAAVWHYAEYDWNGDGKIADFEEKMHRTCGTVAIKDGLLFIPDFSGLFHCLDAKTGKVNWTHDLFAATWGSAMILGDKVYVGDEEGKISIFGLSADPVVAMKKKEKDNEEDPDEYEPLAQIEMGNAVYSTPVVAKNVLYISNKSHLFAIAKPGEGEQANAAPPAAEVAGK; this comes from the coding sequence ATGCTCTGCATAAACCGTCTCAGTTCCGTCGCGCTGCTGTTAGCCGCGGCCATCGTGGCATCGTCGCAACTGGCTTGTTCTGAAAACAAGGCTCCGCCGGCTCAACCGAACGCCGCGGCGAAGAACGATCTCACTCCGCCCAAGGTCGAAACGTCGACGGAAACCACGCCGACCAGGGAAGAGAAAGAGCCGGCTGCTGACATGCCGGCGGAAAGCACAACGGAGCCGGCGGCCACCGAAGAAAAGCCGGCGAGCGAAACTCCGAAGGAAGAACCCGCCGAAGAGAAGCCCGCGGCCAGCGAGAAGTCGCCGCAGACAAGCAAGAGCGAAAGACCCGCCGCCAAGACGGCCAAGGCCGAAGAGCCAGGCGGATTGACCACCGAGTGGAACCAGTGGGGCGGTTCGCCCATTCGCAATAACACGCCCGTGGCCAGCAACGTTCCGACCGAGTGGAACGTCGGCGAGTTCGACAGCCAGACGGGCGAGTGGCAGCGCGACAGCGCGCAAAACATCAAGTGGGTTGCCCGGCTGGGGAGCCAAAGCTACGGCAACCCGGTCATCGCCGACGGCAAGGTGTTTGTCGGCACCAACAACGGAGCGGCTTACCTCGAACGATACCCGGCCAGCGTCGATCTGGGTTGCCTGCTGTGCTTCAGTGAAGACGACGGGCATTTCCTCTGGCAGCATTCCAGCGAGAAGCTGCCCACCGGCCGCGTCCACGATTGGCCGCAGCAGGGCATCTGCTGTGCGCCGTTGGTGGAAGGCCAGCGGCTGTGGTTCGTCACCAGCCGCGGCGAAGTCGCCTGCCTCGACACCGAAGGTTTTCAGGACGACGAAAACGACGGCCCCTTCAAGGGCGAGGCGAACGAAAACAAAGACGAGGCCGACGTGGTCTGGTATCTCGACATGATGAAGGAACTGGGCGTCTCGCAACACAACATGTGTAGTTGCTCGGTGACGTCCGCGGGCGATCTGCTGTTCGTCAACACGTCGAACGGCGTCGATGAAGGGCACACCAACATTCCCGCGCCCCAGGCGCCGAGCTTCCTCTGCCTCGACAAGAACACCGGCGAGGTGCTCTGGTCGGACAATTCGCCGGGCGAGAACATTCTGCACGGACAATGGTCGTCGCCCTCTTACGCGGTGATCGACGGCGTGCCGCAGGTGCTGTTCGGCGGCGGCGACGGCTGGCTGCGCAGCTTCCGCGGCGAGGCGACCGATGACGGCAAGCCCGAGTTGCTCTGGGAGTTCGACTGCAATCCCAAGATCGCCAAGTACAGCGTGAGCGGACGCAGCACGCGCAACCACATCATCGGCACGCCGGTGATCTTTGACGACCTGGTCTACATCGCCGTGGGCGAAGACCCCGAACACGGCGAAGGCAACGGGCATCTGTGGTGCATCGATCCCACCAAGCGCGGCGACGTGAGCAGCGAGTTGGCCGTGAAGGTCGACGACCGCAAGCACGTGCTGCCCAAGCGGCGGTTGCAGGCCGTCATTCCTGAAGACGGCGAGGTGGCCATCGACAATCCGAATTCGGCCGCCGTCTGGCACTATGCCGAGTACGACTGGAACGGCGACGGCAAGATCGCCGACTTCGAGGAGAAGATGCACCGCACCTGCGGCACGGTGGCGATCAAAGACGGCCTGCTGTTCATCCCTGATTTCAGCGGGCTGTTCCACTGCCTCGACGCCAAGACCGGCAAAGTCAACTGGACGCACGACCTGTTCGCGGCCACCTGGGGTTCGGCCATGATCCTGGGCGACAAGGTCTATGTGGGCGACGAGGAAGGGAAGATTTCGATCTTCGGCTTATCGGCCGACCCGGTGGTGGCCATGAAGAAGAAGGAGAAGGACAACGAGGAAGATCCGGACGAGTACGAGCCGCTGGCGCAGATCGAGATGGGCAACGCGGTCTACAGCACGCCGGTCGTGGCTAAGAACGTGCTTTACATCTCGAACAAGTCGCACTTGTTCGCCATCGCCAAGCCGGGCGAGGGCGAGCAGGCCAACGCGGCGCCGCCGGCCGCGGAAGTTGCCGGCAAGTAA